The following are from one region of the Advenella mimigardefordensis DPN7 genome:
- a CDS encoding error-prone DNA polymerase, whose translation MTIPSSSRSSSYALPGYAELYCQSNYSFLQGASHPEELAQQAFQLNYMALAITDECSVAGVVRAHAEVEKLNKPILEEMERRKKAALEKAGYAPGQSDPAQAVSSLRPLPAWLSQLLRAPASPLSHLPVVPAESVSASISTENAASSAVPPVELPRDLPMKLIVGSVFSLHADDHAPALKLIVLAKSRDGYGNLCEFITLGRRRAAKGSYYLTPSDITRPADPALAHLQNLPECLGLLVPEYGASYEQMLRQAQWLEQAFAGRCWLALTLLHQGQDAAHRTRLMAVSAATGVPVVATGQVQMHVRSRKPVHDTLTAIRLGKSVQECGFARAANAECHLRQVVALANLYPPAALEQTLEVAVQCQFNLSELKYEYPDNICPENLTPTAYLRQETYAGAQRRFQDGIPDSVVRQLEYELQLIAELKYEAYFLTVYDIVKFARDQDILCQGRGSAANSAVCYCLHITEVSPLLGNNLFERFISKERNEPPDIDVDFEHQRREEVIQYIYDKYGRDRAALTAVVITYRVKSVLRDTGKALGVDPIIIEAVARSYHYWDGRANLMARMQECGLDLTSTVAIQWVALAEQIMGFPRHLSQHPGGFIMSRGPLARLVPIENAAMENRSVVQWDKDDLDVLGILKVDVLALGMLSVIRRALALVALRHNKPFFRIQDIPKEDDKTYNMICKADTIGVFQIESRAQMTMLPRLQPRCYYDLVIEVSIIRPGPIQGGMVHPYLRRRQGLEEIRYPTPEVESALKRTLGVPIFQEQVMQIAMKAAGFTGGEADDLRRSMAAWKRKGGLEKYYHKIVDGMVGKGYEKAFAEQIFRQIQGFGEYGFPESHAASFALLAYSSSWLKCHEPQAFLAALLNSQPMGFYSASTLIQDARRHDVKILPVDVQVSHWEATLAFAKSRSAAVSAADWAAEPVTEETTEHTGNPADHTSDGLSNKRKPNTAVRLGFNQLKGMQEAAAQRIVQARAHAPFTSVADLARRAGLSRHDLNALAAGNALESLAGHRRAALWDAVVSVPDKDMLREAPVYETESPQLTLLTEGQSIVADYDSLGLTLARHPLELLRDRLSKLRFSSSAFLQEQPDRRLVRAAGIVTVRQRPGTAKGVVFVTLEDEFGQINLLVRPELAERQRKELLTSRLMGAYGRWQSANGVQHVIVERLVNLTHLLGQLQTRSRNFH comes from the coding sequence ATGACAATACCTTCTTCTTCGAGATCTTCTTCATATGCACTGCCCGGTTATGCCGAACTGTATTGTCAGAGCAATTACAGTTTTCTGCAGGGGGCGTCGCATCCCGAGGAACTGGCGCAGCAGGCTTTCCAACTCAATTATATGGCGTTAGCCATTACAGACGAATGTTCCGTAGCAGGGGTGGTGCGTGCCCATGCGGAAGTGGAAAAACTGAATAAGCCCATTCTGGAAGAAATGGAACGCAGGAAAAAAGCCGCGTTGGAAAAGGCGGGTTATGCGCCGGGGCAGTCTGATCCGGCGCAGGCCGTCTCCTCACTTCGGCCTTTGCCAGCGTGGTTATCGCAATTGTTGCGGGCGCCAGCGTCTCCTTTATCCCATTTACCCGTTGTGCCTGCTGAATCTGTATCCGCATCCATTTCAACTGAGAACGCAGCATCATCGGCAGTACCGCCCGTTGAACTGCCACGGGACCTGCCTATGAAACTGATTGTAGGCTCTGTGTTTTCTCTGCATGCGGACGATCATGCTCCGGCGTTGAAACTGATTGTGCTTGCTAAAAGCCGCGATGGTTATGGCAATCTGTGCGAATTCATCACGCTGGGGCGACGGCGTGCCGCCAAGGGCAGCTACTATTTGACGCCCAGTGACATCACCCGTCCTGCTGATCCCGCGCTGGCTCATTTGCAGAATCTGCCCGAGTGTCTGGGCTTGTTGGTTCCCGAGTATGGCGCATCCTATGAACAGATGCTGCGTCAGGCTCAATGGCTTGAACAGGCATTTGCCGGGCGTTGCTGGCTGGCACTCACGTTGTTGCATCAGGGACAGGATGCCGCACACAGGACCAGGCTCATGGCCGTCTCGGCGGCCACCGGGGTGCCGGTGGTGGCAACCGGTCAGGTACAGATGCATGTGCGTTCACGCAAGCCCGTGCATGACACGTTAACGGCAATCCGGTTGGGTAAAAGCGTGCAGGAGTGCGGCTTTGCACGCGCTGCAAATGCAGAGTGTCATTTGCGTCAGGTGGTGGCGCTGGCCAATCTCTATCCGCCTGCCGCCCTGGAGCAAACGCTTGAGGTGGCGGTGCAGTGTCAGTTCAATCTAAGCGAGCTTAAGTATGAATATCCCGATAATATCTGTCCTGAAAACCTGACTCCGACGGCTTATTTGCGCCAGGAAACCTATGCGGGCGCACAGCGGCGTTTTCAGGATGGCATACCCGATAGCGTGGTGCGTCAGCTGGAATATGAGTTGCAGCTTATTGCCGAGCTGAAATACGAAGCCTATTTCCTGACGGTCTACGATATTGTGAAGTTTGCCCGCGATCAGGACATTTTATGCCAGGGCAGGGGCTCGGCCGCGAACAGTGCTGTTTGCTACTGCCTGCATATTACGGAAGTGAGTCCGCTACTGGGGAATAATCTGTTTGAGCGCTTCATCAGCAAGGAGCGCAATGAACCGCCCGATATCGACGTTGATTTTGAGCATCAGCGCCGTGAAGAAGTGATCCAGTATATCTATGACAAATATGGCAGGGATCGTGCTGCGCTCACTGCTGTGGTGATTACCTATCGGGTCAAGAGTGTGTTGCGTGATACAGGCAAGGCGCTGGGCGTTGACCCTATCATTATCGAAGCGGTCGCGCGTTCCTATCATTACTGGGATGGACGTGCCAATCTGATGGCGCGCATGCAGGAGTGCGGGCTGGATCTCACCTCGACTGTTGCCATACAGTGGGTTGCTCTGGCAGAACAAATCATGGGCTTTCCACGACATCTGTCACAGCATCCTGGTGGATTTATCATGTCGCGTGGTCCGCTGGCAAGATTGGTTCCCATTGAAAATGCCGCCATGGAGAACCGCAGCGTGGTGCAGTGGGATAAGGATGATCTGGATGTCCTGGGCATTCTCAAAGTGGATGTGCTGGCACTGGGTATGCTCAGCGTCATTCGCCGGGCATTGGCGCTTGTGGCATTGCGGCACAACAAGCCATTTTTTCGCATACAGGACATTCCCAAGGAGGATGACAAGACCTACAACATGATTTGCAAGGCCGATACCATCGGTGTCTTTCAGATTGAATCGCGCGCGCAAATGACCATGTTGCCGCGCTTGCAGCCGCGTTGTTATTATGATCTGGTGATCGAAGTGTCCATTATCCGCCCCGGCCCGATACAGGGCGGTATGGTGCATCCTTATCTGCGACGGCGTCAGGGGCTCGAAGAAATACGCTATCCAACCCCGGAGGTTGAGTCTGCCCTGAAACGGACTCTGGGCGTGCCGATTTTTCAGGAACAGGTGATGCAGATTGCCATGAAGGCAGCCGGTTTTACCGGCGGGGAAGCCGATGATTTGCGACGCTCCATGGCTGCCTGGAAACGCAAAGGGGGGCTGGAAAAGTACTATCACAAAATTGTGGATGGCATGGTGGGAAAAGGCTATGAAAAGGCGTTTGCAGAGCAGATTTTTCGCCAGATTCAGGGGTTTGGCGAGTACGGTTTCCCGGAAAGCCATGCCGCCAGCTTTGCACTGCTGGCCTATAGCAGCAGCTGGCTCAAATGCCATGAACCTCAGGCCTTTCTGGCCGCCTTGCTCAACAGCCAGCCCATGGGGTTTTACAGTGCTTCAACGCTGATCCAGGATGCCAGGCGGCATGACGTAAAAATACTGCCTGTGGATGTGCAGGTCAGCCACTGGGAAGCCACGCTGGCGTTTGCTAAGTCACGGTCTGCTGCTGTATCTGCTGCCGATTGGGCGGCAGAGCCTGTCACAGAAGAAACAACAGAACACACCGGCAATCCTGCCGACCATACTTCTGATGGTCTTTCCAATAAGCGCAAGCCCAACACTGCGGTTCGGCTTGGGTTTAATCAACTGAAGGGAATGCAGGAGGCGGCGGCGCAGCGAATCGTACAGGCGCGTGCGCATGCGCCATTCACATCTGTTGCCGATCTGGCCCGGCGCGCCGGGCTGAGCCGGCATGATCTGAATGCACTGGCCGCCGGCAATGCGCTGGAAAGTCTGGCGGGCCATCGCCGGGCTGCCCTGTGGGATGCGGTTGTCAGTGTGCCTGATAAAGATATGCTGCGCGAAGCGCCCGTGTATGAGACGGAGAGTCCGCAATTAACATTGCTGACCGAAGGGCAGTCAATCGTAGCCGATTATGATTCGCTGGGCCTGACGCTGGCGCGTCATCCTCTGGAATTATTGCGTGACAGGTTGAGCAAGTTGCGGTTTTCTTCTTCTGCATTTTTGCAGGAACAACCTGATCGGCGCCTGGTGCGGGCGGCTGGCATTGTGACGGTCAGGCAGCGTCCTGGCACCGCCAAGGGCGTGGTTTTTGTGACGCTGGAGGACGAGTTTGGACAGATCAATCTGTTAGTGCGACCTGAATTGGCGGAGCGTCAGCGCAAGGAACTGCTTACTTCGCGCCTGATGGGAGCCTATGGGCGCTGGCAGTCAGCTAACGGTGTACAACATGTGATTGTAGAGCGGCTGGTCAATCTGACGCATTTGCTGGGTCAATTGCAAACGCGCAGTCGCAATTTTCATTAG
- the imuA gene encoding translesion DNA synthesis-associated protein ImuA, producing MIKNTAQSPSGTGIETAPGARPGGPGSVPKSVPKSVPKSMSKSMSKSRPNSLPQNIPEGLSERLSAGVPAQLAEQRAGQNAAAPSILAAPERIHPALWRASQIARSPGLYANTGYPEISAQLPGGGWPLGNLIEVMTPRAGIGEIQLFRPVFSGNRQRQLPHAATASSPDNVSAEQRPIVLIQPPYVPQVCAWAHWGIAPSRLLWLSPQNTTDALWAAEHILNSGAFAALVLWQHALRDGALRRLQLSAQKGDTLFVLVRSLSAARQSSPAPLRLALHPVPRGLHVHIVKRRGSVSEHPVHISLYSDASGRRFHSGAASDPYSAAFTESRHAYMDSRTSAAPHAGHTLP from the coding sequence ATGATCAAAAACACAGCGCAAAGCCCCTCAGGAACAGGTATTGAAACGGCACCGGGCGCCCGTCCTGGTGGCCCGGGAAGCGTGCCCAAAAGCGTGCCCAAAAGCGTGCCCAAAAGCATGTCCAAAAGCATGTCCAAAAGCAGGCCAAACAGCCTACCCCAAAACATACCGGAAGGCCTATCTGAGCGCCTTTCCGCAGGCGTGCCCGCACAACTGGCCGAACAACGGGCCGGGCAGAATGCTGCCGCGCCTTCTATCCTGGCTGCGCCGGAGCGCATTCATCCGGCGCTGTGGCGAGCGTCGCAAATTGCCCGCTCTCCAGGTCTTTATGCCAATACCGGCTACCCTGAAATATCGGCCCAATTGCCCGGCGGGGGGTGGCCTCTGGGCAATCTTATCGAGGTCATGACGCCGCGTGCCGGTATTGGGGAGATCCAGTTGTTCAGGCCCGTTTTTAGCGGGAACAGGCAGCGTCAGTTGCCTCATGCGGCAACCGCTTCAAGCCCGGATAACGTCAGCGCCGAACAACGTCCTATCGTGCTGATTCAGCCTCCGTATGTGCCGCAGGTCTGTGCGTGGGCGCATTGGGGCATCGCACCTTCCCGCCTGCTCTGGCTCTCACCGCAAAACACAACCGATGCCTTGTGGGCCGCCGAACATATTCTGAACAGCGGGGCGTTTGCTGCGCTGGTGTTATGGCAACACGCCCTGCGTGATGGCGCTCTGCGTCGTTTGCAATTGTCGGCGCAAAAGGGTGACACGCTATTTGTGCTGGTTCGGTCTTTGTCCGCGGCCAGGCAATCTTCGCCGGCACCCTTGCGGCTTGCACTTCATCCGGTTCCCAGAGGGCTTCACGTGCACATTGTCAAACGTCGTGGCAGTGTCAGTGAACATCCTGTCCATATCTCACTTTATTCAGATGCATCTGGCAGGCGCTTCCATTCCGGAGCCGCCTCCGATCCTTATTCTGCTGCTTTTACCGAGTCCCGCCATGCGTACATGGATAGCCGTACATCTGCTGCACCCCACGCTGGACACACTCTGCCCTGA
- the lnt gene encoding apolipoprotein N-acyltransferase: MVWLLLLVAGAIHALSFSPDPLPDWTLPYVQVLAMAVPAFIVFSTRHIGRAALAAFVFSVSSFCVGVYWLYISMNHFGGLAAPLAALAVLLFALYLSLYAGLAGACTAWLGRHLNVMRVPQALGRPLLWACAWTLGEWLRGFVFTGFPWNNIGYAHTNSLLSAWAPIAGVYGVAFLAALASGLVACLIYYVKHNRPGIMAAMASALLGMFIVSFGLSRITWFDNHGPVMTVRLVQGNIAQQMKFDPSQLMSSLQAQFTLATRPAADVQHAPSVIIFPETILPTFQDRMAPEFWQSVVALADQMKATLFMGSPMHTVVNGQDRYTNSVLAIDSNTSVEALMQGRQVPVYDKRHLVPFGEFVPLGFRWFVDALNIPLGDFDRGEQGQQSFAVNNQRFAPNICYEDVFGEELLPALQTQADGTPGASIMFNVSNLGWFGNTWALRQHLQISRMRSMETARPMIRATNTGSTAAIDATGRVLSQLPTATAGTLDVQIQGTQGLTLYTRVGNSLIVIISLLGLVAGWMQKRRTHVAGTGTTV; the protein is encoded by the coding sequence ATGGTCTGGCTCCTTCTCCTCGTTGCCGGGGCCATCCATGCCCTGAGTTTCTCACCTGATCCCCTGCCCGACTGGACTTTGCCTTATGTTCAGGTCCTGGCCATGGCGGTGCCGGCATTTATTGTCTTCAGCACCCGGCATATTGGCCGCGCGGCACTGGCTGCTTTTGTGTTCAGCGTCAGCAGTTTCTGTGTCGGCGTGTACTGGCTGTACATCAGCATGAACCATTTCGGTGGACTGGCAGCACCACTTGCTGCCCTGGCCGTATTGCTTTTTGCGCTCTATCTGTCGCTGTACGCCGGGCTGGCCGGAGCGTGTACCGCCTGGCTGGGTCGCCATCTGAATGTCATGCGGGTACCGCAGGCGCTGGGGCGTCCCCTGCTGTGGGCGTGTGCCTGGACATTGGGCGAATGGCTGCGCGGCTTCGTCTTTACCGGCTTTCCCTGGAACAATATCGGCTACGCTCATACCAATAGCCTGCTGTCTGCCTGGGCGCCCATCGCCGGTGTGTATGGGGTAGCGTTTCTGGCGGCGCTGGCCAGCGGGCTGGTGGCCTGCCTCATTTATTATGTGAAACACAATCGACCCGGCATCATGGCAGCCATGGCCAGTGCTCTGCTGGGCATGTTTATCGTCAGTTTCGGGCTGTCGCGCATTACCTGGTTTGACAATCACGGCCCTGTCATGACGGTGCGACTGGTCCAGGGTAATATTGCGCAGCAGATGAAATTTGATCCGTCGCAGTTGATGAGTTCGCTGCAGGCCCAGTTCACACTGGCCACCCGCCCTGCGGCAGACGTGCAACATGCGCCCTCGGTCATTATCTTCCCGGAAACCATTTTGCCCACCTTTCAGGACAGAATGGCGCCGGAGTTCTGGCAATCGGTTGTGGCGCTCGCCGATCAGATGAAAGCCACGCTGTTCATGGGCAGCCCCATGCACACCGTGGTCAATGGCCAGGATCGTTATACCAATAGCGTGCTGGCAATTGACAGCAACACATCGGTTGAAGCGCTCATGCAGGGCAGGCAGGTTCCCGTCTATGACAAACGCCATCTTGTACCGTTTGGTGAATTTGTTCCACTTGGTTTTCGCTGGTTTGTTGATGCCCTGAACATCCCACTGGGTGACTTTGATCGCGGCGAACAGGGCCAGCAAAGCTTTGCCGTCAACAATCAGCGATTCGCCCCGAATATCTGCTATGAAGATGTCTTTGGAGAAGAATTGCTACCCGCCCTGCAGACCCAGGCCGACGGCACTCCTGGGGCCAGCATCATGTTCAACGTGAGCAATCTGGGCTGGTTTGGCAACACCTGGGCGTTAAGACAGCATTTGCAGATCTCGCGCATGCGTAGCATGGAAACGGCGAGACCCATGATTCGCGCCACCAACACCGGTTCGACCGCTGCCATCGATGCGACTGGCCGTGTCCTGTCGCAGTTGCCTACTGCCACTGCCGGCACGCTGGATGTGCAGATACAGGGCACCCAGGGGCTGACACTCTACACAAGAGTTGGAAACAGTTTGATTGTGATCATCAGTCTGCTGGGCCTGGTCGCGGGGTGGATGCAGAAGCGTCGCACACACGTAGCAGGTACCGGTACTACTGTCTGA
- a CDS encoding HlyC/CorC family transporter, with protein sequence MSDPYPSNEAEADSQPGKKNTPRSFLQRIKGLLGQNEPEDRDDIQEILSSAHDREIIDDDSYSMIVGSISFTEKNVSDIMIPRSRMDLLDISKPLQELLPIVIDTAHSRFPVYEEEKDNIIGILLAKDLLRFINNPQTDIRSLVRPANYIPETKRLNQLLRDFRENRNHIAIVIDEYGSIAGLVTMEDVLEQIVGDIEDEYDEDAQMTIFPETDTSWRVMAITDIRQLNQTLQVAIPEDDYDTIGGWLAAELDHIPQRGDSYDFQGLRFQVLRADARRALWLHVKRLSAMSSSHSKTES encoded by the coding sequence ATGTCAGATCCATACCCTTCGAACGAAGCCGAGGCAGACAGTCAGCCAGGCAAAAAAAACACTCCCCGCTCATTTCTCCAGCGCATAAAAGGCTTGCTGGGTCAGAACGAACCTGAAGACCGAGACGATATCCAGGAGATTCTCTCTTCTGCACATGACAGGGAGATTATCGACGACGATTCCTATTCCATGATCGTCGGTTCCATCTCCTTCACCGAGAAAAATGTCAGTGACATCATGATTCCACGGTCGCGCATGGATTTGCTGGATATCAGCAAGCCCCTGCAGGAGTTGCTCCCGATCGTGATCGATACAGCGCACTCGCGCTTTCCGGTATACGAAGAAGAAAAAGACAATATTATTGGTATCCTGCTGGCCAAGGATCTGCTGCGCTTTATTAATAATCCGCAAACCGATATCCGCAGTCTGGTCCGGCCCGCCAACTATATTCCTGAAACCAAGCGACTGAACCAGTTGCTGCGGGATTTCCGTGAGAACCGCAATCACATTGCCATCGTTATTGACGAATATGGTAGCATTGCCGGCCTGGTTACCATGGAAGATGTCCTGGAACAGATCGTAGGCGATATCGAAGACGAGTACGATGAAGATGCGCAAATGACCATCTTCCCGGAAACCGATACCTCCTGGCGAGTGATGGCTATTACCGATATCCGGCAACTGAATCAGACGCTGCAGGTTGCCATCCCCGAAGACGATTACGATACCATTGGTGGCTGGCTGGCAGCCGAGCTGGATCACATCCCGCAACGCGGCGACAGCTACGATTTCCAGGGATTGCGATTCCAGGTCCTGCGTGCCGATGCCCGGCGTGCCTTGTGGCTACATGTCAAACGTCTGTCTGCCATGAGCAGCAGCCACAGCAAAACAGAATCCTGA
- a CDS encoding transglutaminase-like domain-containing protein, protein MSTIRTSLEYEIFSASEFFLNMLASKKSQLILEEHLSVDYAENNGSRTPVRFQKNIDAVGGRFVSFPAEEGTIHVDYSVRVVTNNARRPAEAAIYPIARLPKKTIPCLRPSRYCESDVLSAQVQALFCAQGDGIALVESMIDWIQENIQYEVGCSDSTTSAADVFEKRKGVCRDFAHLAITFCRALNIPARFCVGYIYFAEPPQDFHAIFEAYLGGRWIKFDPTRLAPPDNLVVIARGNDAKDTPFATIFGNIKPTRMRINIEQEDPYSDFHVKAGEEQAAIIGR, encoded by the coding sequence GTGTCAACAATTAGAACGTCGCTGGAATATGAGATTTTTTCGGCAAGTGAGTTTTTTCTGAATATGCTGGCGTCCAAAAAAAGCCAGCTGATTCTGGAAGAGCACCTGAGTGTGGATTATGCTGAAAACAATGGCAGCAGGACGCCTGTGCGTTTTCAGAAAAATATTGATGCCGTGGGTGGACGCTTTGTATCGTTTCCTGCTGAAGAAGGAACGATCCATGTCGATTACTCGGTTCGTGTTGTGACCAACAATGCCAGGCGACCGGCCGAGGCTGCTATCTATCCCATTGCGCGACTGCCAAAGAAAACCATTCCCTGCCTGCGACCAAGTCGATATTGCGAATCGGATGTGCTTTCCGCTCAGGTGCAGGCGCTTTTCTGTGCGCAGGGCGACGGCATTGCACTGGTTGAGTCGATGATTGACTGGATACAGGAAAATATTCAATACGAAGTAGGGTGTTCAGATTCCACCACGTCAGCCGCTGATGTATTTGAAAAGCGCAAGGGCGTATGCCGGGATTTTGCCCATCTGGCCATCACGTTTTGCCGTGCTCTGAATATACCTGCCCGCTTTTGCGTGGGGTATATCTATTTTGCGGAACCCCCACAGGATTTTCACGCGATTTTTGAAGCCTACCTGGGCGGGCGATGGATTAAGTTTGACCCGACCAGGCTGGCGCCGCCCGATAATCTGGTGGTGATTGCGCGCGGCAATGATGCCAAGGACACGCCTTTTGCCACTATTTTCGGGAATATCAAACCCACCCGTATGCGTATCAATATCGAGCAGGAGGACCCGTATTCGGATTTTCATGTGAAGGCGGGGGAGGAGCAGGCGGCGATTATTGGTCGCTAG
- a CDS encoding PepSY domain-containing protein — MKTTSSLLFSLLIIMPGMAAAQSKHQQEAQAINDAKVTLAQAVQTAESETGAKAVEVDFDRENNVWSYEVTTLKPGTKYELVIDANTGQVISRKEEQKQ, encoded by the coding sequence ATGAAAACGACCTCTTCCCTGCTTTTTTCACTGTTGATCATCATGCCAGGCATGGCTGCTGCGCAATCGAAGCACCAGCAGGAAGCCCAGGCCATCAATGACGCGAAAGTAACGCTGGCACAGGCAGTGCAAACCGCCGAATCAGAAACCGGTGCCAAAGCGGTCGAAGTCGATTTTGATCGTGAGAACAACGTCTGGTCATATGAAGTCACGACCCTCAAACCGGGCACAAAATATGAACTGGTCATTGATGCCAATACAGGCCAGGTCATCTCCCGCAAGGAAGAGCAAAAGCAATAA
- the ybeY gene encoding rRNA maturation RNase YbeY yields MRDTSYLRSTVQHVVPVPEITRQRIRGWMLRAVDAAMAENPEIIQVELALRLVDAEEARELNSQFRGRDYATNVLTFEYGIDPDGTARGDIILCVPVLRQEASEQGKTLREHAAHLVIHGVLHALGYDHEDEDEAVHMEAIETALLAGLGFPDPYQPR; encoded by the coding sequence ATGCGCGACACGTCTTATCTGCGCTCAACCGTCCAGCATGTCGTACCTGTTCCGGAAATCACCCGCCAGCGCATTCGCGGCTGGATGTTGCGAGCCGTAGACGCCGCCATGGCGGAGAACCCGGAGATCATCCAGGTAGAGCTGGCCTTGCGCCTGGTCGACGCCGAGGAAGCGCGTGAACTGAACAGCCAGTTCCGTGGACGCGACTATGCTACCAACGTTCTGACCTTCGAATATGGGATCGACCCCGATGGTACGGCACGTGGCGACATCATACTGTGCGTACCGGTCCTGCGGCAGGAGGCCAGCGAACAGGGCAAAACGCTGCGGGAGCACGCGGCCCATCTGGTGATACACGGTGTATTGCACGCGCTGGGCTATGATCATGAGGATGAAGACGAGGCCGTCCACATGGAAGCGATAGAAACGGCCCTACTGGCCGGCCTGGGTTTTCCGGATCCATACCAACCCCGCTAA
- a CDS encoding Y-family DNA polymerase: MRTWIAVHLLHPTLDTLCPDWRNTAAVVIDRGLVRVCSPAARTAGVQPGMRISGVNTLCPQAVLTEYDEHLHQSAIQAASLALLQYTPELALGERDTLLLDVTASLRLFGGIRRLYRRIQGTLHGLCLSAGYAIAATAGGAWLLATAAYIRLRRCLKPHTQVRRLDVLPVGSLPAVLPYETWLSSIGCATLGALRQLPRAGLQRRTSRQVLQVLDAAYGNTPEIFKWIVAPLQFQGRIELVERIEYTEAVARVAGRLIQQLCGWLTAHQRAVTQLVLLLEHERGRHAREPSQVELATAIPTRDPAHLMRLLQEHLHHLKLVAPVIAVTLDVARVQEAAPVADDLFPEPGGTPQDRERVLEIILARLGHDRVWAPQPVADHRPEVANRWGPANTAFVAAPVVEGVTRPCWLLEKPLLLSVRKHRPWYGSPLHIVQGPERIEDGWWEGAALRDYFVAEDTSGVRYWLFRERYTQWRWFLHGIFG; the protein is encoded by the coding sequence ATGCGTACATGGATAGCCGTACATCTGCTGCACCCCACGCTGGACACACTCTGCCCTGACTGGCGCAACACCGCGGCCGTTGTGATCGATCGTGGTCTGGTCCGGGTGTGCTCGCCTGCTGCCCGGACGGCGGGCGTACAACCAGGTATGCGCATCAGCGGCGTCAATACTTTGTGTCCCCAGGCTGTTCTTACCGAATACGATGAGCATCTTCATCAGTCGGCCATTCAGGCGGCGTCGCTGGCGCTGCTGCAATACACACCGGAGCTTGCATTGGGGGAACGCGATACGCTGTTGCTGGATGTCACGGCCAGTCTGCGTCTTTTTGGTGGCATCCGGCGGTTGTACCGGCGTATCCAGGGCACCTTGCATGGGCTCTGTCTGAGCGCAGGCTACGCGATTGCAGCAACAGCTGGTGGCGCCTGGCTGCTGGCAACGGCTGCGTACATACGCCTGCGTCGCTGTCTTAAACCACACACTCAGGTTCGCCGGCTGGACGTATTGCCCGTCGGATCGTTGCCGGCTGTGCTTCCTTATGAAACCTGGCTGAGCAGCATTGGCTGCGCCACGCTGGGAGCTTTACGGCAACTGCCCCGTGCCGGGTTGCAGCGGCGCACCAGCCGACAGGTTCTGCAGGTGCTTGATGCTGCTTACGGGAACACACCTGAAATATTCAAATGGATTGTCGCGCCGCTGCAGTTTCAGGGGCGAATAGAACTGGTGGAACGAATTGAATATACAGAAGCCGTTGCCAGGGTAGCCGGTCGACTGATCCAGCAGCTTTGCGGCTGGCTTACCGCACATCAGCGGGCGGTCACACAGCTTGTCCTGCTGCTTGAACATGAGCGGGGGCGTCATGCGCGTGAGCCATCTCAGGTTGAGCTGGCAACCGCCATTCCCACCCGCGATCCGGCTCATCTGATGCGCTTGTTGCAAGAGCATCTGCATCACCTGAAGCTGGTTGCACCTGTGATTGCCGTGACGCTTGATGTGGCCAGAGTGCAGGAAGCTGCGCCGGTTGCTGACGATTTGTTTCCCGAACCCGGTGGCACACCCCAGGACCGTGAGCGGGTTCTTGAAATCATTCTGGCCCGGCTCGGGCATGATCGGGTATGGGCACCGCAGCCGGTTGCCGATCATCGGCCCGAAGTGGCTAATCGTTGGGGGCCGGCAAACACCGCTTTTGTTGCAGCGCCGGTTGTTGAGGGCGTGACGCGGCCCTGCTGGTTGCTGGAAAAACCGCTGCTCCTGTCTGTGCGCAAGCATCGTCCCTGGTATGGTTCGCCATTGCATATTGTGCAGGGGCCGGAAAGGATCGAAGATGGCTGGTGGGAAGGGGCGGCGTTACGAGACTATTTTGTTGCGGAAGATACCAGTGGCGTACGCTATTGGTTGTTTCGGGAACGCTATACTCAATGGCGCTGGTTTCTGCACGGGATTTTCGGATAG